CAGGAAAAGCGCCGGAAGAGGGACAACCTCATCGCCGTAGGCGCCGGCACAGCAGCGGTGATTCTCGCCGTCGTCCTCCAGCTGACCTCGTTTGCCGGGAACCCCACCGAAGACGAATTCGTCGCGGCGGAAGCCGGGTTGACCAGCCCGTCCCCGTCAGCAACGCCGTCGGCAGCCGCTACCAACGGCGCCAACATCCCCAAGCCGGAAACAGCAGCCGGGAGGGTGTTCAAGGGCGAACTCAAGCTGAACAGCGGCACCCTCGCCGTCCAAATGGACGGCACCAAAGCCCCACAGGCCGCGGCGGTGTTTAAGTCGCTGGCCGACGATGGCTACTACAAAGGCATCGACTGCCACCGGCTCACCACCGGCGAGACCTTCGGCGTCCTGCAATGCGGCTCCAAGACCGGTGACGGCCAGGGCGATCCGGACTACAACTGGGGGCCACTGGAAAACACGCCCCAAGACAACAAGTACCCGGCCGGGACCATTGCCGTGGCCCGG
This genomic interval from Micrococcaceae bacterium Sec5.7 contains the following:
- a CDS encoding peptidylprolyl isomerase; this encodes MAASSRGAREAKRRIQQMEAKRDLRRDQEKRRKRDNLIAVGAGTAAVILAVVLQLTSFAGNPTEDEFVAAEAGLTSPSPSATPSAAATNGANIPKPETAAGRVFKGELKLNSGTLAVQMDGTKAPQAAAVFKSLADDGYYKGIDCHRLTTGETFGVLQCGSKTGDGQGDPDYNWGPLENTPQDNKYPAGTIAVARTGGNAYGNGTQFFIVYKDTVIPADAAGGYTVVGKVTSGLDVVTKIAAAGIKTGENATDGAPVEPVTIDSFSLK